The window CCGCAGTGGACGGGCCCCTGCGGAATGACCTGTTCCGTGACGATTTCCACAATGTCCACGGTATTTTCAGCCACTGGTGTGGAGCTAGGTTCACGCAGCGCGACTGTCATCGTTCTCTCCCACACATTTACTAGTAAGTAGCTTGGCTATCTAGTTATATGTGTACTTACTACTTAAAGTCCAGCCGGGGCTACGTGGCCACGCTGTCAACCGCGCCGCGCATACGCCTGAGGAAGTCCACCACCACTGCCGATTCCTCGGGATTGAGGGTCCCCGCGACTTCCATCATCCGGGTATGCATATCACCCAAAGTGCTGCGGACCTCTTGGTCCGATCCCGGGGTGGGCTTGAGGATCAGGGCTCGCCGATCAGTGGGGTGCGGTTCACGCGTGACATATCCGGACCTGACCAGCCGGTCCACCAGTGACGTCATGGACGCAGAGGTCATTCCCAAGCGCACGGTCAGCTCTTTGGGCCCAACGTCCCTTCCCGCGCGCTCAGCCTCCAGCAGGTACCTGAGAGCCAGGAGATCTGTTTCGCCCATGCCCATGGAAGCCTGCGTTCGCCGCCGCATGTCAGCCTCGGCCGAGCGGTAGTCCCTGAGGGCGTTCAGGACGTCCACGGCGCCCATCTGCTTGCGGCTTTCCAGCCCGTACCAATAGCCCTGACGCTCACTTCTGTCGCTCATCACCAGTCCTTTGGTAGACATGTATCTCGCTTGTCTAACCAATCGATACTAGGTGATTTGTTCCCGCGGCGCTGACCGCTTCAGTTCGCCGTGACGCTACTCACCCGGTTCAACGGCCCGCAATCGCCGCCAAACAGCCGGAGCCACCACCACCGCAACGCCGACGGCGGCACCAATGACGGTCTCGATGATGCGGTCGCGCAGCAGCAAAGCAGGATCAACCGGAGCCGCCAACAGCGTGGCAATCAAAGCAAGCGGCGTCACGAAAACCTGCGCCACCAGGTACTGGCGCGCAATGAACATTTCCGCCCCGAACTGGCACGCCGCAATGACCAAAACCATGGCCCACGGCGCCGGATTCAGCCAGAGAATGCCGGCCAGCAGGACCAGCCCGATCACCGTTCCGGCGATCCTTTGGATGCCACGGCTCACCCTGTGCCGGGTGGAGTGACCCACCAGGGGAACTACAGCCGCCACCATGGCCCAGTAGGTGTGCCCGAAACCGAGCCGCTCCCCCACCAACGTTGCGATGGTTCCTGCCAAACCGGCGGCCACCAAGTAGCCGCCGCCTTCGAGCCAGATTGCCCGGCGCTCAGCTGCGGTGTGCCGGATAGGCGGCGGCCGTTTCCACGGTGTTCTGTGGCTTTTGAGCACCCGCGATGACATACCGATCAGCAGGCAAAAGACCGTAGTCCCCACCGCTACCGCCATGGCTTCCCAGAGGGGCGGCTGCGCGGCGATCGAGGCAATGGCAGCGAAGGCAAAGATGTGAAAGAGCGAGCCGCCGGGGCGGAGTCTCCACGCTGCCACCACCACGGAGCACGCGCCAGCCACAAGAGTGGTGGCTGCCGTCAGCAGCCAGGAATAAGCGGCACCTTCGATGCCTCCGGCTTGAGCCAGGCGGGCCATGAGCGTGGCCAGGAGAATGATGAAAAGCATGAAGCCGCCGGCGCGCAACTGGCTCCGGAAACGAACGCTATGGGGCTCGTTCCGCCCATAAATTCCGGTGAACGCACCAAACGACGCAAACACGGCCAGGTCCAGCCGCCCCAACAGCGTCAAGGTAATCAGCGGAACAAACACACCTACAGCGCAGCGGAGTGCGGGATGGTGGTCCTTGTTTCCAGGACCCATCGTGAACATTTCCGCTAAAGCCTTCAAGTGGCAGCTCGCCTTTCGTCGCAGGATCAAACGTACGACGGCGGCGCTGGCGTCCGATTCAAGGTTACGCCCGGGTTTTTGGGCAACCCCGGAATTGTGGGCGGATAGTGCCCCTCATCACGTGATGTTGGGGCGCAGGCCGCCTAGACCGGTTGCGGGAGTCTTTGTTGTCTTGGCTGTGGGTGCTGCTTGGCGGGGTGTGGTGTTTAGCGGGTGCTGTGTGGTGTTTGGGTGGTGCGGGGTGTGGTGTTTAGCCGTGGGCGGCGAGGATGGTGGAGGCTTCCTGGCGGGTGGTGCCGGAGGATTCGATGTGTGCCAGTGCGGCGGGGATTTCCCAGCCCTTCTTGCGCATCGCGGTGGCCCACAAACGCCCGGCACGGTAAGAGGACCGCACCAACGGACCGGACATGACTCCGAGGAACCCGATCTCCTGGGCTTCTTCCTGGAGGTCCACGAATTCCTGGGGCTTGACCCACCGGTCCACCGGCAGGTGACGCTCGGACGGGCGCAGGTACTGGGTGATGGTGATCAAGTCACACCCGGCCCCGTGCAGGTCCCGCAGCGCTTCGGAGATTTCCTCGCGGGTCTCGCCCATGCCCAGGATCAGGTTGGACTTGGTCACCATGCCCAAATCCCGGCCCTGCGTGATCACATCGAGGGAGCGCTCGTACCGGAACGCCGGACGGATCCGCTTGAAAATCCTCGGCACGGTCTCCACGTTGTGCGCGAACACCTCGGGCTTGGAATCACAGATCGCCGCGATGTGCTCGGGCTTGCCGGAGAAATCAGGGATCAGCAACTCCACCCCGGTGCCCGGGTTCAGTTCATGGATCTTCCGGACCGTTTCGGCGTACAACCAGACACCCTCATCGGCCAGGTCATCACGGGCCACCCCGGTCACCGTGGCGTACCGCAACTGCATCGCCTGGACACTGCGGGCCACCTTGGTGGGTTCGAACATGTCCACCGGGGACGGTTTACCAGTATCGATCTGGCAGAAATCACAGCGCCGGGTGCACTCGGACCCGCCGATCAGGAATGTCGCTTCCTTGTCTTCCCAGCACTCAAAAATGTTCGGGCAGCCGGCCTCCTCACACACCGTGTGCAGGCCTTCCTTCTTCACCAGGTTCTTGAGCTGAACAAACTCCGGCCCCATCTGGACCTTGGCCTTGATCCACTCAGGCTTACGTTCAACCGGGACCGCCGAGTTACGCTGCTCAACGCGCAGCAACTTACGGCCTTCAGGTGCGAGTGTCATGACGTTCCTTCTTGTTTGTTATCAGAGGTCTGTGTGCGGGCGCTTGTGTTTGTCAGCATTCGACGACGTTGACAGCCAGGCCGCCCATCGCGGTTTCCTTGTACTTAGTGGACATGTCCTTGCCCGTCTCACGCATCGTCACGATCACCTCATCCAACGACACCCGATGCGTCCCATCACCCCACAACGCCATCTTCGTAGCATTAATCGCCTTCGCCGCCGCGATCGCATTCCGCTCAATACACGGAATCTGCACCAACCCCCCGATCGGATCACACGTCAACCCCAGATTATGCTCCATCGCAATCTCCGCAGCATTCTCCACCTGACCCGGCGTACCACCCATCACCTCAGCCAAACCAGCAGCAGCCATCGACGACGCCGACCCCACCTCACCCTGACACCCCACCTCAGCACCCGAAATAGACGCCTGCTCCTTATACAACACACCCACAGCACCAGCCGCGAGCAAAAACTTCACCACCACATCATCCCGATCCTGCTGGCTGGCCTTGTCCATCCCCGGCGCGTAATTCAACGCGTAATACAACACCGCCGGAATAATCCCCGCAGCACCATTCGTCGGAGCCGTCACCACCCGGCCACCAGTGGCGTTCTCCTCATTGACCGCCAACGCGATCAGATTCACCCACTCCTGCCAATACTTCGGATCATTCCGGTCCTTATCCTCCTTCAGGAGCCGCTCCAACCAGTCAGGAGCACGACGACGAACCCGCAACCCACCCGGCAACACACCCTCACGCTTCAACGAGGTCTCAACACAGGCCTCCATCACCGACCAAATATGCAAAAGACCCTCACGGATCTCCGCCTCAGACCGGGACGCCCGCTCATTGATGAACATAATGTCGCTGATCCCCAACCCCTTGGACGCGCACCGGCCCAACAACTCCGCCGCCGTCCTAAACGGCAACGGCAACTCCTTCTTCGACTCCTCAAGATCCTCAAGGGCCGCGTCTTCCTCACCCTCCCGGACAATAAACCCACCACCCACCGAGAAAAACGTCGCCTCCCGCAACACGTTCCCCTCAGCATCAGAAACAGCAAACTTCATCCCATTGGTATGTCGCGGCAACACCGTCAACGGATGCAGGACCATGTCTTCCAGGGCGTAGTCGAGGAGCACGCCGCCAGCTAGGTTGAGCTTCCCCGTGTCAGCAATGGATGCCAACCGCTCCTCCACCTCGTCAGGCAGGATCTTCTCGGGTTCAAACCCTTCGAGCCCGAGAAGCACAGCAGTGAAGGTCCCGTGTCCCTTGCCCGTCGCGGCCAAGGATCCATAGAGATCAACCCGTAGCGCCGCGACGGAATCGAGCACGCCGGACTCACTCAACTCAGCAGCAAACACCGCCCCAGCACGCATCGGCCCCACAGTATGAGAACTCGACGGACCAATACCCACAGAGAACAGATCAAAGACCCCAACGGCCATGGTGATTTCCTAACGACGTACAACGAATAGAACCCGCCCCGCCCCCAACAAACGGAGCGGACCCTCAAACCCAGATCAACAAACCCGGCCCAACAAGCCCACGAACCCGACCCTCGCCATTCCGGGGGTTCGCTGCCCACCATGCCGTGCGCACGGCACATCCGGCAGGGAACCCCCGAAATGGCCAGGACGACCAACTCATTCCCAAACCAACCCCGCGCCCAACGACCACCCTCGGCAGCCAGGCCCATTCCTCAAACAAACGAACCCCGACCCCCGCCCATTCCGGGGGTTCGCTGCCCACCATGCCGTGCGCACGGCACGTCCCGCAGGGAACCCCCGAATCGGCCAGCAGTGCGGGCCCAACACTGGGGGACCGCCAGCCCCTGTGGGTCGGCATCCGGAAGCGGGCGTCCAAGGGAGCTTCGCGTCCGCCCAGCGGGCGCCCAAGCGACCGAACCCGCGGAGGATGCCGGACCACCGGGAGAGCCCGGGCAACCCCGGGCCAACCAGGCCGAAGACACTCAGCCCAGGTTCGCAACTCCCGGGTACAACGGGTGCGCCGCAGCTAGAACCTCAACGCGGTGACGCAGCCCGGAAAGGTCCGCATCGGCGTCGGCGATCAGTACCTCGGCGATGATGTCCGCGACCTCGCGGAAGGCTGCTTCGCCGAAGCCGCGCGTAGCCAAGGCCGGGGTGCCGATCCGGAGGCCGGAGGTGACCATGGGCGGGCGGGGGTCGAACGGGACGGCGTTGCGGTTGACGGTGATGTCGATCGCGGCGAGGCGGTCTTCGGCTTGCTGGCCGTCGAGTTCGCAGTTACGCAGGTCCACCAGGACCAGGTGCACGTCCGTTCCACCGGAGACAACGGAGATGCCCTTCCCGGCAACGTCCGGCTGCACCAAGCGCTCGGCGAGGATCCGGGCCCCCGCAAGGACACGTTCCTGACGCTCACGGAACTCTTCCGAGGCTGCGATCTTGAATGCGACAGCCTTGCCGGCGATGACGTGCTCCAGCGGTCCGCCCTGCTGGCCCGGGAACACGGCCGAGTTGATCTTTTTGGCGATCTCGGCGTCGTTGGAGAGGATGATGCCGCCGCGCGGACCGGCGAGCGTCTTGTGTGTCGTGGACGTGGTGACGTGGGCGTGCGGGACGGGCGAAGGGTGCAGTCCGGCGGCCACCAGGCCCGCGAAGTGGGCCATATCCACCATCAGGTAGGCGCCGACGGAATCGGCAATCCGGCGGAATTCAGCGAAGTCCAGCTGCCGCGCATATGCGGACCAGCCGGCAACGATCAGTGCCGGTTTGTGCTCCTGTGCCAGGCGCTCAACCTCGGCCATGTCCACGGTGTGCGTGTCCTCGCGGACGCCGTAGGGAACCACGTTGTAGAGCCTGCCGGAGAAGTTGATCCGCATGCCGTGCGTGAGGTGCCCGCCGTGAGCCAGATTCAGGCCCATGATGGTGTCGCCGGGCTTGATCAACGCGTGCATCACAGAGGCGTTGGCCTGCGCGCCGGAGTGTGGCTGGACGTTCGCGTAGTCGGCCCCGAACAGGGACTTGATGCGGTCGATCGCGAGCTGCTCGATCACATCGACGTGCTCACAGCCACCGTAGTAGCGCTTGCCCGGGTAACCTTCGGCGTACTTGTTGGTCAGGACGGAGCCCTGTGCCTGCATTACGGCCACGGCGGTGTGGTTCTCCGAGGCGATCATTTCCAGGCCGTCGCGCTGGCGACCCAGTTCGTCGTCGATCTTCACGGCGATCTCGGGATCCAGCTCGGACAGCTGGGCATCCAGCGACGCCGACATTACCTGCTGGTACTCAGTGACAGATACCGGGTTCACAGTTCTCCACCGTTCGTTGCAGCGTATTCCTCGGCCGACATGAGCGGCCCTTCCTCTGTGGCGGCCACCTTGAACAGCCAACCGGCACCGTAAGGATCGTTGTTGATCAGCGCCGGATCGCCGACGACGGCGTCGTTGATCTCGGTCACCTCACCGGTCACCGGCGAGTACAGGTCCGACACCGACTTCGTCGATTCCACCTCGCCACACGTCTCGCCTGCGGTCACAGTGGAGCCAACCTCGGGCAGGTCCACATACACAATGTCGCCCAGGGCATCAGCGGCAACCGCGGAAATCCCGATCCCCACAGGCCCGTCGCCATCAACGGCAACCCACTCGTGCTCAGCCGAGTACTTCAATTCAGCAACTACCTTGCTCATTCCAATTCCTTCTTTCTGAGAGTTTTTGTACAGCTGATGCCCTCAAGAGGGCGTCATTAGGGCGTTATGTGTACACAAACTCCCTATTTCTGGCGCTTGTAGAACGGCAGCGCGACGACTTCGAAGGGCTCCGCTTTGCCGCGAAGGTCGACGTCGACGATGGTGCCGGGCTCGGAATGTTCGACGTCGACATAGGCCAGTGCGATCGGGTAACCGAGGGTGGGGCTTGGCTGGCCGGAGGTGACTTCGCCGATCAGGGAGCCGTCTTTGAGCACCGAGTAGTGGGCGCGGGCGGCGCGGCGTCCGGCGCCCTTGAGGCCCACGAGCTTCTGCCCGATAGTGGATCCGACGCCGGCGGCCTTGATGGCTGTCAGTGCATCGCGGCCAATGAAGTCGCTTTCCTTGGCCAGGGAAACTACCGGGCCGAGGCCTGCCGCGTAGGCGTTGACGTGGCGGGAGAGCTCGTTGCCGTAGAGGGGCATTCCGGCTTCCAGGCGCAGGGAGTCGCGGGCAGCGAGTCCGGCGGGGATGAGTCCGTGGCCTTCGCCGGCGTCGAGCAGTGCTTCCCAGAGGCCAGGCGCATCGACGTTGGGGAGGTAGATTTCAAAGCCATCCTCACCGGTGTACCCGGTGCGGGCCAGCAACAGGTCCTGCCCGTTGATGGAGACCTCCACGGCCGCGTAGTACTTCAGCTCGGTGACCAGTGCGTGCTGCTCGGCCGGGACCAGAGCAAGCAGGATCGCCTCAGCATTCGGACCCTGCACAGCGATCAGCGAGGTCTCTGCCGAAGCGTCTTCCACCACGACGTCGAACCCGGCTGAGCGCTCCAGCAGTGCCGCAGCAACCACCTTGGCGTTGCCCGCGTTGGGCACTACCAGGTACTTGTCCACGCCGTCCTCGGGCGAGGGGCGACGGTAGGTGATGAGGTCGTCAATGATGCCGCCGTCTGCGTTGCAGATCAGCGAGTACTTCGCCTTTCCAACCGCGACCGCGGACAATTTGCCCACCAGCGCGTAGTCCAGAAACGCGGTCGCTTCGGGGCCGCTGACCCAGACTTCGCCCATGTGGGAGAGGTCGAACAAGCCAGCGGTTTTGCGGACTGCGTGGTGTTCGGCGAGCTCGGACTCGTACTTCAGGGGCATCTGCCAGCCACCGAAGTCGGTGAAGGACGCGCCGGCCTTTTTGTGCTGCTCGTACAGAGCGGTGTAATTCTCAGTCATGTCAGGAGTCCTTAGTTTTCGAAATCCGTGAGGGGAGGGCAGGAGCACACAAGGTTCCGGTCACCTGCGGCGCCGTCGATCCTGCCGACCGGCGGGAAGTACTTGTCCTGCTTGAGGTGGTGGACGGGGAACGCGGCCTGCTCACGCGGGTAGTCACGGTCCCAGTCGGAATTTACGACGGCGGCAGCCGTGTGCGGCGCGTTGCGCAGCGGCGACTTCTCAACAGTGAAATCACCGCTGGCCACCTGCTCGATTTCGGCACGGATGGTGATCATGGCTTCGATGAAGCGGTCGATCTCGGCCAGGTCTTCGGACTCGGTGGGTTCCACCATCAACGTGCCCGCCACCGGGAAAGCCAGGGTGGGGGCGTGGAAGCCGAAGTCGATCAGTCGCTTGGCCACATCCTCGGCCGTGACACCCGTGCGGGCGGTCAGCTCGCGGAGGTCCAGGATGCACTCGTGGGCAACAAGTCCGCCCTCGCCCGTGTACAAAACCGGGAAGTGCTCATCCAAGCGCGAAGCAACATAATTCGCTGCCAACAAAGCAGACTTGGTGGCTTCTGTCAGTCCCTGACCACCCATGAGCTTCACGTACGCCCAGGAAATCGGCAGGACACCGGCAGAGCCATAACGCGACGCCGAAATCGCGACGCCATGACCGGGTTCGTGCGCCGCTTTGTTCGCGTCGCCCGGCATGAACGGAGCCAGGTGTGCCTTCGCAGCAACAGGGCCAACGCCCGGTCCACCGCCACCGTGCGGGATGCAGAAGGTCTTGTGCAGGTTCAGGTGGGACACGTCGCCGCCGAACTTACCCGGCTGGGCCAAGCCAACCAAGGCATTCAGGTTGGCGCCGTCAACGTAGACCTGGCCGCCGGCTGCGTGGATGGCGTCGCACACTTCGCGGACGTCGGCGTCGTACACACCGTGCGTGGACGGGTAGGTGATCATGATGCAGGACAGCACGTCCTTGTTGGCCTCGATCTTGGCCGTCAGATCGGCGTGATCAATGGTGCCGTCAGCAGCCGTGGCCACCACAACAACTTTCATACCGGCCAGCACAGCCGAGGCAGCATTGGTCCCGTGAGCCGAAGCAGGGATCAAGCAGACAGTGCGCTGCTCGTCGCCACGTGAAAGGTGGTAGCCGCGGATGGCAAGCAGGCCGGCGAGCTCGCCCTGCGAACCGGCGTTGGGCTGGATGGAAACCTGGTCGTAGCCGGTAATCTCCGTGAGGTCCGCCTCCAGGTCTTCGATCAGTTCGCGCCAGCCAGCTGTCTGGTGGTCCGGTGCGAACGGGTGGATGGAAGCGAACTCCGGCCAGGAGATAGCTTCCATCTCAGCGGTCGCGTTCAGTTTCATGGTGCACGAGCCCAACGGGATCATGGTGCGGTCCAGCGCGAGGTCCCGGTCTGACAGCTTGCGGATATAGCGCAACAGCTGCGTCTCGGAACGGTGCGTGTTGAACACCGGGTGCTGCAGGAAGTCGGACGAGCGGACCACATCAGCGGGCAGTTCGAACCCGGCTGCGTCCCCTACCGGGCCGGCGCCAAAGGTGACGGCCACTGCGGAGAGGACCTCCGGCGTCGTGGTTTCATCCACGGAAACGCCAACGGTGTCCGCATCGATGAGCCGCAGGTTGATGCCGCGGGCTTCGGCAGCGGCGATCACCTTGTCAGCCTTGCCGGGAACGCGCACGGTGAGGGTGTCGAAGAAGGCCTCGGAGACGAGTTCGCGGCCAGCCTTCTGCAGGGTCGCAGCCAGAACGCGTGCGTGTCCGTGGACTGTTTCGGCGATCGCCTTCAGGCCTTCGGGGCCGTGGTAAACCGCGTACATCGAGGCGACAATCGCCAGGAGAGCCTGGGCCGTACAGATGTTGGACGTGGCCTTTTCGCGGCGGATGTGCTGCTCACGGGTCTGGAGTGCCAGGCGGTAAGCCGGGACGCCGGCGTTGTCCTTTGAGACACCCACGATGCGGCCGGGAAGCGTGCGCTCCATGCCTTCACGGACGGCCATGTAGGCTGCGTGCGGGCCACCGAAGAACAGCGGGACGCCGAATCGCTGCGCGGTTCCGACGGCGATGTCCGCACCCTGTTCGCCCGGGGGCGTGATGAGCGTGAGCGCCAGCAGATCGGCGGCAACGGTGACCAGCGCGCCGCGTTCCTTCGCAGAAGCAATCACAGCGGTGTGGTCGAAAACCCGGCCCGAAACGCCGGGCTGCTGGAGGACGATGCCGTTGATGTCGCCGTCGGGAAGTCCGGCCGAAAGGTCAGAAATCTGGACTTCGAAGCCCAGCGCCTCGGCGCGGCCCTTCACGATCGCGATGGTCTGCGGGAGGAGGTCTGCGTCCAGGACGGTCTTGCCATCCTTGGCAGTCTTGGACTTGT is drawn from Arthrobacter sp. 31Y and contains these coding sequences:
- a CDS encoding FUSC family protein — encoded protein: MFTMGPGNKDHHPALRCAVGVFVPLITLTLLGRLDLAVFASFGAFTGIYGRNEPHSVRFRSQLRAGGFMLFIILLATLMARLAQAGGIEGAAYSWLLTAATTLVAGACSVVVAAWRLRPGGSLFHIFAFAAIASIAAQPPLWEAMAVAVGTTVFCLLIGMSSRVLKSHRTPWKRPPPIRHTAAERRAIWLEGGGYLVAAGLAGTIATLVGERLGFGHTYWAMVAAVVPLVGHSTRHRVSRGIQRIAGTVIGLVLLAGILWLNPAPWAMVLVIAACQFGAEMFIARQYLVAQVFVTPLALIATLLAAPVDPALLLRDRIIETVIGAAVGVAVVVAPAVWRRLRAVEPGE
- a CDS encoding L-serine ammonia-lyase, with the translated sequence MAVGVFDLFSVGIGPSSSHTVGPMRAGAVFAAELSESGVLDSVAALRVDLYGSLAATGKGHGTFTAVLLGLEGFEPEKILPDEVEERLASIADTGKLNLAGGVLLDYALEDMVLHPLTVLPRHTNGMKFAVSDAEGNVLREATFFSVGGGFIVREGEEDAALEDLEESKKELPLPFRTAAELLGRCASKGLGISDIMFINERASRSEAEIREGLLHIWSVMEACVETSLKREGVLPGGLRVRRRAPDWLERLLKEDKDRNDPKYWQEWVNLIALAVNEENATGGRVVTAPTNGAAGIIPAVLYYALNYAPGMDKASQQDRDDVVVKFLLAAGAVGVLYKEQASISGAEVGCQGEVGSASSMAAAGLAEVMGGTPGQVENAAEIAMEHNLGLTCDPIGGLVQIPCIERNAIAAAKAINATKMALWGDGTHRVSLDEVIVTMRETGKDMSTKYKETAMGGLAVNVVEC
- a CDS encoding MarR family winged helix-turn-helix transcriptional regulator is translated as MSTKGLVMSDRSERQGYWYGLESRKQMGAVDVLNALRDYRSAEADMRRRTQASMGMGETDLLALRYLLEAERAGRDVGPKELTVRLGMTSASMTSLVDRLVRSGYVTREPHPTDRRALILKPTPGSDQEVRSTLGDMHTRMMEVAGTLNPEESAVVVDFLRRMRGAVDSVAT
- the gcvT gene encoding glycine cleavage system aminomethyltransferase GcvT, which codes for MTENYTALYEQHKKAGASFTDFGGWQMPLKYESELAEHHAVRKTAGLFDLSHMGEVWVSGPEATAFLDYALVGKLSAVAVGKAKYSLICNADGGIIDDLITYRRPSPEDGVDKYLVVPNAGNAKVVAAALLERSAGFDVVVEDASAETSLIAVQGPNAEAILLALVPAEQHALVTELKYYAAVEVSINGQDLLLARTGYTGEDGFEIYLPNVDAPGLWEALLDAGEGHGLIPAGLAARDSLRLEAGMPLYGNELSRHVNAYAAGLGPVVSLAKESDFIGRDALTAIKAAGVGSTIGQKLVGLKGAGRRAARAHYSVLKDGSLIGEVTSGQPSPTLGYPIALAYVDVEHSEPGTIVDVDLRGKAEPFEVVALPFYKRQK
- the gcvP gene encoding aminomethyl-transferring glycine dehydrogenase, whose translation is MTVQSTPTAFADRHIGARRQADVDTMLKAIGYDSVDGLVDVAVPDSIRQETALKLQDALTEVQVLAELRKLASKNKTAVQMIGQGYYDTVTPPVIRRNILEAPAWYTAYTPYQPEISQGRLEALLNFQTMVQDLTGLPVANASLLDEATAVAEAVLLMRRANKSKTAKDGKTVLDADLLPQTIAIVKGRAEALGFEVQISDLSAGLPDGDINGIVLQQPGVSGRVFDHTAVIASAKERGALVTVAADLLALTLITPPGEQGADIAVGTAQRFGVPLFFGGPHAAYMAVREGMERTLPGRIVGVSKDNAGVPAYRLALQTREQHIRREKATSNICTAQALLAIVASMYAVYHGPEGLKAIAETVHGHARVLAATLQKAGRELVSEAFFDTLTVRVPGKADKVIAAAEARGINLRLIDADTVGVSVDETTTPEVLSAVAVTFGAGPVGDAAGFELPADVVRSSDFLQHPVFNTHRSETQLLRYIRKLSDRDLALDRTMIPLGSCTMKLNATAEMEAISWPEFASIHPFAPDHQTAGWRELIEDLEADLTEITGYDQVSIQPNAGSQGELAGLLAIRGYHLSRGDEQRTVCLIPASAHGTNAASAVLAGMKVVVVATAADGTIDHADLTAKIEANKDVLSCIMITYPSTHGVYDADVREVCDAIHAAGGQVYVDGANLNALVGLAQPGKFGGDVSHLNLHKTFCIPHGGGGPGVGPVAAKAHLAPFMPGDANKAAHEPGHGVAISASRYGSAGVLPISWAYVKLMGGQGLTEATKSALLAANYVASRLDEHFPVLYTGEGGLVAHECILDLRELTARTGVTAEDVAKRLIDFGFHAPTLAFPVAGTLMVEPTESEDLAEIDRFIEAMITIRAEIEQVASGDFTVEKSPLRNAPHTAAAVVNSDWDRDYPREQAAFPVHHLKQDKYFPPVGRIDGAAGDRNLVCSCPPLTDFEN
- the gcvH gene encoding glycine cleavage system protein GcvH; protein product: MSKVVAELKYSAEHEWVAVDGDGPVGIGISAVAADALGDIVYVDLPEVGSTVTAGETCGEVESTKSVSDLYSPVTGEVTEINDAVVGDPALINNDPYGAGWLFKVAATEEGPLMSAEEYAATNGGEL
- the glyA gene encoding serine hydroxymethyltransferase — protein: MSASLDAQLSELDPEIAVKIDDELGRQRDGLEMIASENHTAVAVMQAQGSVLTNKYAEGYPGKRYYGGCEHVDVIEQLAIDRIKSLFGADYANVQPHSGAQANASVMHALIKPGDTIMGLNLAHGGHLTHGMRINFSGRLYNVVPYGVREDTHTVDMAEVERLAQEHKPALIVAGWSAYARQLDFAEFRRIADSVGAYLMVDMAHFAGLVAAGLHPSPVPHAHVTTSTTHKTLAGPRGGIILSNDAEIAKKINSAVFPGQQGGPLEHVIAGKAVAFKIAASEEFRERQERVLAGARILAERLVQPDVAGKGISVVSGGTDVHLVLVDLRNCELDGQQAEDRLAAIDITVNRNAVPFDPRPPMVTSGLRIGTPALATRGFGEAAFREVADIIAEVLIADADADLSGLRHRVEVLAAAHPLYPGVANLG
- the lipA gene encoding lipoyl synthase, encoding MTLAPEGRKLLRVEQRNSAVPVERKPEWIKAKVQMGPEFVQLKNLVKKEGLHTVCEEAGCPNIFECWEDKEATFLIGGSECTRRCDFCQIDTGKPSPVDMFEPTKVARSVQAMQLRYATVTGVARDDLADEGVWLYAETVRKIHELNPGTGVELLIPDFSGKPEHIAAICDSKPEVFAHNVETVPRIFKRIRPAFRYERSLDVITQGRDLGMVTKSNLILGMGETREEISEALRDLHGAGCDLITITQYLRPSERHLPVDRWVKPQEFVDLQEEAQEIGFLGVMSGPLVRSSYRAGRLWATAMRKKGWEIPAALAHIESSGTTRQEASTILAAHG